Proteins encoded by one window of Filimonas effusa:
- a CDS encoding helix-turn-helix domain-containing protein, with protein MLQVLDILKVAHRNTIEPSMNLLHLKEQHIPGSIQYVIRRYYAQQKWTSEDTGMLVYHYNDQKPEENFLELRYCTTANKYCFEKSCSQCAELPTQNCSGSHETVDVFSFHFSATFLHQFVHNVKLVSRKDEVLAFKHPHSFTKIFPVCSRKRVSLDALLNHSYAGAMENIFVNAKVHELLLYSLECLVDEKEEGFVCKFLADETGRERIYLAREILLRHIGDPITIKELSRKVAMNECYLKKGFKEVFGTTIFDFYQQQRMEHAKYLLYEKGLSVTDVSAMLGYSSISHFSAAFKKHTGLKPCELLFR; from the coding sequence ATGTTACAAGTTTTGGATATACTGAAAGTAGCGCATAGGAATACTATTGAACCGAGTATGAACTTGTTGCATCTTAAAGAACAACATATTCCCGGCTCCATTCAATATGTGATCAGGAGATATTATGCCCAGCAGAAATGGACGAGTGAAGATACGGGCATGTTGGTATACCATTATAACGACCAGAAACCGGAAGAAAACTTCCTGGAACTGCGTTACTGTACAACGGCGAACAAATATTGCTTCGAGAAAAGCTGTTCCCAGTGTGCAGAATTGCCAACGCAGAATTGCAGCGGCAGCCATGAAACAGTGGACGTTTTCTCGTTCCACTTTTCCGCCACCTTCCTGCATCAGTTTGTACACAATGTAAAACTGGTGAGCCGGAAAGATGAAGTGCTGGCATTCAAGCATCCGCATTCCTTTACCAAGATCTTCCCCGTGTGCAGCCGCAAAAGGGTTTCCCTCGATGCTCTTTTAAATCATAGCTATGCCGGCGCCATGGAAAATATATTTGTGAACGCCAAAGTGCATGAATTGCTGTTGTACAGCCTCGAATGCCTGGTCGACGAAAAAGAAGAAGGCTTTGTTTGTAAGTTCCTGGCCGACGAAACCGGCCGCGAGCGTATTTACCTGGCCCGTGAAATACTGCTTCGTCATATTGGCGATCCCATTACTATCAAAGAACTAAGCCGTAAAGTGGCTATGAACGAATGTTACCTCAAGAAAGGTTTCAAAGAGGTGTTCGGAACTACCATTTTCGATTTTTACCAGCAGCAGCGGATGGAGCATGCCAAATACCTGCTCTATGAGAAAGGATTAAGCGTAACCGATGTTTCAGCAATGCTCGGCTACTCTTCTATCTCGCATTTTTCTGCTGCCTTTAAAAAACATACCGGCTTAAAACCTTGTGAACTGCTGTTTCGCTAG
- the mfd gene encoding transcription-repair coupling factor — MNLSALLELYKQSPRLLQLADRLAFAADHPENTKQPVFLKNLQGSSREFLLGAIFQLEQTKKLNHLVVLNDAEEAAYFHNTIENLTGAIDLFYFPSSFKNRKNFKLLNSSHVMLRTEALTRLAAGGNRKMIITYPEALFEKVVLPETLSGNIIQIKANDTLNVDGLLELFVMYGFVRTDFVYEPGQFAVRGGILDIYSFGNDKPYRVELFGNEVDSIRIFDPETQLSERKLLQVSIIPNIETQFTTGEKVTLLEFLPENMMVWLDDWDVIKEKISQQEEDLGLYLQRMEAAGNEPAPDVQDDEDDTKILKEVSLHDFVPAATIERQLKQRQVIEIGYKPQLATFEIEFNTKPQPSFNRQFDLLIRDLKSHETNKYTIYLFAEQARQLERLNTIFTDLNTELQFVPVATSIHSGFIDHDLKVVCYTDHQIFQRYHKYRVKQAFNKNKAITLKTLRELQPGDYVTHIDHGVGTYSGLQKIETNGKVQEMVRILYKDNDILYVNINSLHKISKFTGKEGTVPKVNKLGSEVWSKLKEKTKAKVKEIAFDLIQLYAQRKAQQGFAHTPDNYMQTELEASFVYEDTPDQAKASEDVKRDMEQPSPMDRLVCGDVGFGKTEVAIRAAFKTVVDGKQAAVLVPTTILAFQHYKTFKERLKDFPVTVDFINRFKSSKEKKETLKRLEEGKIDILVGTHGVLGKEVKFKDLGLMVIDEEQKFGVAHKEKLKTMKTNVDCLTLTATPIPRTLQFSLMGARDLSIINTPPPNRQPVQTEIQVFNQDVIRDAIYFETERGGQVFFIHNRVQGLKEMAGLIQALCPDLSISYAHGQMDGAELEERILDFIDRKYDVLICTNIVESGVDIANVNTIIINNAHHFGLSDLHQLRGRVGRSNRKAFCYLLAPPVSTLPTDSRKRLQTLEQFSDLGSGFQIAMRDLDIRGAGNMLGGEQSGFMADIGFEMYQKILDEAIRELKRTSFKELFKEEISKQDDFVSDCTIDTDLEVLIPDSYVESITERLSLYTRLDNCEKDEELQAFHQELLDRFGPMPQSVDDLFTTVRCRWLAVSLGFEKMALKEDTLRCYFINKNDSPYFESDLFKNILQYLQTGTNKARLKQSAKNFLLVVDDIKDMNDMHRFLDLMKKGVIGDKQ, encoded by the coding sequence ATGAATCTTAGTGCGTTGTTGGAGCTGTACAAACAATCCCCCCGCCTTTTACAGTTGGCGGACAGGCTGGCTTTTGCCGCTGATCATCCGGAAAACACAAAACAGCCGGTTTTCCTAAAGAATTTACAAGGTAGTAGTCGCGAATTTTTGCTTGGTGCTATTTTCCAGCTTGAGCAAACCAAAAAGCTGAATCACCTCGTGGTCCTGAACGATGCCGAAGAAGCGGCATATTTCCACAATACGATCGAAAACCTGACCGGGGCCATCGACCTGTTCTATTTCCCCTCTTCGTTTAAAAACAGGAAGAACTTTAAACTGCTCAACAGTTCTCATGTAATGCTTCGTACCGAAGCATTGACGAGGCTTGCAGCCGGCGGTAATCGTAAAATGATCATCACCTACCCCGAAGCCCTGTTCGAAAAGGTGGTGCTGCCCGAAACACTCAGCGGTAATATCATCCAGATAAAAGCAAATGATACCCTGAATGTTGATGGACTGCTCGAATTGTTCGTAATGTATGGCTTCGTCCGTACCGACTTTGTATATGAACCGGGCCAGTTTGCAGTACGGGGCGGCATTCTCGACATCTACTCGTTTGGTAATGATAAACCCTACCGTGTAGAGCTTTTTGGTAACGAAGTGGACAGTATCCGGATCTTCGATCCCGAAACACAGTTGAGCGAACGCAAACTGCTGCAGGTAAGTATCATCCCGAATATTGAAACACAGTTCACGACAGGTGAAAAAGTGACCCTGCTCGAGTTCCTGCCCGAAAATATGATGGTTTGGCTCGACGACTGGGATGTGATCAAAGAAAAGATCAGTCAGCAGGAAGAAGACCTGGGGCTGTACCTGCAAAGAATGGAAGCCGCCGGTAACGAACCCGCACCCGATGTGCAGGACGATGAAGACGATACCAAAATACTGAAGGAAGTATCCCTGCACGATTTCGTTCCCGCAGCAACCATAGAGCGCCAGTTAAAGCAAAGGCAGGTGATTGAAATAGGATACAAGCCGCAACTGGCGACTTTTGAAATTGAATTCAATACCAAACCGCAGCCTTCTTTCAATCGCCAGTTCGATCTCCTGATCAGGGATCTCAAATCACATGAAACCAATAAATACACCATCTACCTGTTTGCCGAACAGGCACGGCAGCTCGAACGGCTGAATACTATTTTCACCGATCTCAATACCGAGCTGCAGTTTGTTCCGGTAGCCACTTCTATCCACAGCGGCTTCATCGACCACGATCTTAAGGTGGTTTGTTATACCGATCACCAGATCTTCCAGCGTTATCATAAATACCGCGTAAAACAGGCCTTTAACAAGAACAAGGCAATCACGCTTAAAACACTGCGTGAATTGCAGCCGGGCGATTATGTAACACATATCGACCATGGTGTGGGTACCTACAGCGGTTTGCAGAAAATTGAAACCAATGGTAAGGTGCAGGAAATGGTGCGTATCCTGTATAAGGATAACGACATCCTGTATGTAAACATCAACTCACTCCACAAGATCTCCAAGTTCACAGGTAAAGAAGGTACTGTGCCCAAAGTAAATAAACTGGGCAGCGAGGTCTGGAGTAAACTGAAAGAAAAAACAAAGGCGAAGGTGAAGGAAATAGCCTTCGACCTGATTCAATTATACGCTCAGAGAAAGGCGCAGCAAGGCTTTGCACATACGCCTGACAACTATATGCAAACCGAGCTCGAAGCTTCGTTTGTATACGAAGACACACCCGACCAGGCTAAAGCCAGCGAAGATGTGAAAAGGGATATGGAGCAGCCTTCACCTATGGACCGCCTGGTTTGTGGCGACGTTGGATTCGGTAAAACCGAAGTTGCCATAAGAGCCGCCTTCAAAACGGTTGTCGATGGCAAACAGGCCGCCGTACTGGTGCCTACAACCATCCTTGCTTTCCAGCACTACAAAACGTTTAAAGAAAGGCTGAAAGACTTCCCCGTAACAGTCGACTTCATCAACCGTTTTAAATCTTCGAAAGAAAAGAAAGAAACGCTGAAGCGCCTCGAAGAAGGTAAGATCGATATCCTCGTTGGTACACATGGCGTGCTGGGGAAAGAAGTGAAGTTCAAAGACCTGGGATTAATGGTCATCGACGAAGAGCAGAAGTTTGGCGTGGCGCACAAGGAGAAGCTGAAAACCATGAAAACGAATGTGGATTGCCTGACCCTTACAGCCACACCCATACCACGTACACTGCAGTTCTCTCTTATGGGAGCGCGCGACCTCAGTATCATCAATACCCCGCCGCCCAACCGCCAGCCCGTTCAAACGGAAATCCAGGTGTTTAACCAGGATGTCATCAGAGATGCCATCTACTTTGAAACGGAGCGCGGAGGACAGGTGTTCTTTATTCATAACCGGGTACAGGGATTAAAGGAAATGGCCGGCCTCATACAGGCTTTATGCCCCGACCTGAGTATCTCCTATGCACACGGTCAAATGGACGGCGCAGAACTCGAAGAACGGATCCTCGACTTTATCGACCGTAAATATGATGTCCTCATCTGTACCAATATTGTGGAAAGCGGCGTCGACATCGCAAATGTGAATACCATTATTATCAACAATGCGCATCACTTTGGCTTAAGCGACCTGCACCAGTTGAGAGGCAGGGTAGGACGCAGTAACAGGAAAGCATTCTGTTACCTGCTGGCGCCGCCGGTAAGTACTTTGCCTACCGATTCCCGCAAGCGTTTACAAACGCTCGAGCAGTTCAGCGACCTCGGCAGCGGCTTCCAGATAGCAATGCGCGACCTCGATATCCGTGGCGCAGGTAATATGCTCGGTGGTGAACAAAGCGGCTTCATGGCCGATATAGGCTTCGAAATGTACCAGAAGATCCTCGACGAGGCCATCAGGGAACTGAAACGGACTTCGTTTAAAGAGCTGTTCAAAGAAGAGATCAGCAAACAGGATGACTTCGTCAGCGATTGTACCATCGATACCGACCTTGAAGTGCTTATCCCCGACTCTTATGTAGAAAGCATTACAGAACGGCTGTCTTTGTACACACGTCTCGATAACTGCGAAAAGGACGAAGAATTGCAGGCTTTCCACCAGGAGTTGCTCGACAGGTTTGGTCCCATGCCCCAATCGGTAGATGACCTGTTCACAACGGTGCGCTGCCGCTGGCTGGCAGTATCATTGGGATTCGAGAAAATGGCGCTGAAAGAGGATACGTTGCGTTGTTACTTTATCAACAAGAACGATTCTCCTTATTTTGAATCCGATCTCTTTAAAAATATTCTTCAGTATTTGCAAACAGGAACCAATAAGGCGCGGTTAAAGCAATCTGCTAAAAACTTCCTGCTGGTGGTCGATGATATCAAAGACATGAACGATATGCATCGTTTCCTGGATCTGATGAAAAAAGGAGTGATAGGCGATAAGCAATAG
- the gyrB gene encoding DNA topoisomerase (ATP-hydrolyzing) subunit B — MSEETMNVEAPVQSGYGADSIQVLEGLEAVRKRPAMYIGDVGVKGLHHLVYEVVDNSIDEALAGWCKNIEVTIHEDNSISVQDDGRGIPTGMNTKEQKSALEIVMTVLHAGGKFDKNTYKVSGGLHGVGVSCVNALSTVLHVTVHREGKIFEQEYRTGIPQYDVREIGVSELTGTKVHFWPDGSIFQTTLYNKDILEGRLRELAFLNKKISITLTDLREKDEQGNVYVKNFYSEGGIVEFVELLDANGKRTPLIPSTLYVEGHDANSNVAVEVAMTYNDDFKEHIFSYVNNINTIEGGTHVTGFRQALTRVFKSYGDKQGLFEKAKVEIEGDDFREGLSAIVSVKVPEPQFEGQTKTKLGNSDVSGIVQTTVAAALQNYLEENPKEAKNVISKIILAAQARVAAKKAREMVQRKTVLTGGGLPGKLADCSERDPERCELYLVEGDSAGGTAKQGRDRSHQAILPLRGKILNVEKAMEHKIYENEEIRNIFTAMGVTIGTPEDPKELNLSKLRYHKLIIMTDADVDGSHIATLILTFIFRYMKALVEQGHVYLAQPPLYLIKKGKEQAYAYNEVQRKELVDRISGGKEDSVTIQRYKGLGEMNADQLWETTMDPARRTLKKVTIESLAVADGVFSMLMGDEVAPRREFIETHAKYAKIDA, encoded by the coding sequence ATGAGTGAAGAAACGATGAACGTGGAAGCCCCTGTACAAAGTGGTTATGGTGCAGACAGCATTCAGGTGCTGGAAGGGCTGGAAGCGGTACGTAAAAGACCGGCCATGTATATTGGTGATGTGGGTGTTAAAGGTTTACATCACCTTGTGTATGAAGTAGTTGACAACTCTATTGACGAAGCCCTCGCCGGCTGGTGTAAAAATATTGAAGTTACTATCCATGAAGACAATTCCATCAGTGTTCAGGACGACGGGCGGGGTATCCCTACCGGCATGAACACCAAGGAACAAAAAAGCGCCCTGGAAATAGTAATGACAGTACTTCATGCCGGAGGTAAGTTTGATAAGAATACATATAAAGTTTCCGGTGGTTTGCATGGCGTGGGTGTGAGTTGCGTTAACGCATTGAGCACCGTACTGCATGTAACCGTACACCGCGAAGGAAAGATCTTTGAACAGGAGTACCGTACGGGCATTCCCCAGTATGATGTACGCGAAATAGGTGTCAGCGAGCTTACCGGCACAAAGGTACATTTCTGGCCTGACGGATCTATTTTCCAGACCACCCTCTACAATAAGGACATTCTTGAAGGCCGTTTGAGAGAACTGGCTTTTCTTAATAAGAAGATCAGCATTACCCTTACCGACCTGCGTGAAAAAGACGAACAGGGTAATGTTTATGTAAAAAACTTCTACAGCGAAGGCGGTATTGTTGAATTCGTAGAATTGCTGGATGCCAACGGGAAACGCACACCGCTGATACCTAGCACCTTATATGTAGAAGGACATGATGCCAACAGTAATGTCGCCGTTGAGGTTGCCATGACCTACAACGATGATTTCAAGGAGCATATCTTCTCGTACGTTAACAATATCAATACTATAGAAGGTGGTACGCACGTTACCGGTTTCCGCCAGGCGCTGACGAGGGTGTTTAAATCGTATGGCGACAAACAGGGTCTTTTTGAAAAGGCCAAGGTGGAAATTGAGGGTGACGACTTCCGGGAAGGTTTAAGCGCCATTGTTTCGGTAAAAGTGCCGGAGCCACAGTTTGAGGGTCAAACCAAGACCAAACTGGGTAACAGCGATGTTAGCGGTATTGTGCAAACCACGGTAGCTGCTGCACTGCAAAATTACCTGGAAGAGAATCCCAAGGAGGCTAAAAACGTTATTTCCAAGATCATATTGGCGGCCCAGGCCCGTGTTGCGGCTAAAAAAGCACGCGAGATGGTACAACGCAAAACCGTTTTAACCGGTGGCGGCTTACCTGGCAAGCTGGCAGACTGTTCGGAACGTGATCCGGAACGTTGCGAATTATACCTTGTGGAAGGTGATTCGGCAGGTGGAACGGCTAAGCAAGGCCGTGACAGGAGCCACCAGGCTATCCTGCCGCTTCGGGGTAAAATCCTTAACGTAGAAAAGGCTATGGAGCATAAAATCTACGAAAACGAGGAAATCCGCAACATTTTCACTGCCATGGGTGTTACAATTGGAACGCCTGAAGATCCTAAAGAACTGAACTTAAGCAAATTACGCTACCATAAGCTGATCATCATGACGGATGCCGACGTGGATGGCTCGCATATTGCTACGTTGATCCTAACGTTTATTTTCCGTTATATGAAGGCCCTGGTAGAGCAAGGCCACGTTTACCTGGCGCAGCCGCCGCTGTACCTGATTAAAAAGGGTAAAGAACAGGCATACGCCTATAACGAGGTACAAAGGAAAGAGCTGGTAGATCGCATCTCCGGCGGTAAAGAAGACAGTGTCACGATTCAGCGATATAAAGGTCTTGGTGAAATGAATGCCGATCAGTTATGGGAAACAACCATGGATCCGGCCCGCAGAACGCTGAAAAAGGTAACTATAGAGAGCTTGGCTGTTGCTGATGGCGTATTCAGCATGCTCATGGGCGATGAAGTTGCTCCCCGCAGGGAGTTTATTGAAACGCACGCCAAATACGCCAAAATCGATGCTTAA
- a CDS encoding helix-turn-helix domain-containing protein: protein MKTVMEKPTRAEQKFAKAAMSELDKMNGKKKIPRVYLSIQSSVSEQMEAVEIPPYVVQYLKFLLENMAEGKAVQVSPIEAELTTQEAADLLGVSRPFLVKLLEQGKIPFKKVGAHRRVSLEDLLLYEHAQKAIREKQLNFIASQAQDLNIGYEL, encoded by the coding sequence ATGAAAACAGTAATGGAAAAGCCTACAAGGGCTGAACAAAAATTTGCGAAGGCAGCAATGAGTGAGTTAGATAAGATGAATGGGAAAAAGAAAATTCCCCGTGTTTATCTTTCTATTCAATCCAGTGTCAGTGAGCAAATGGAAGCTGTAGAAATCCCGCCATATGTTGTTCAGTATTTAAAGTTTTTGTTGGAGAATATGGCTGAAGGTAAAGCGGTACAGGTTTCTCCCATAGAAGCAGAACTAACTACACAGGAAGCTGCCGATTTGCTTGGCGTATCCCGTCCATTCCTGGTAAAATTGTTAGAGCAGGGAAAGATTCCATTTAAAAAAGTGGGGGCACACCGTAGGGTAAGCCTCGAAGATCTTTTACTTTACGAGCATGCTCAGAAAGCTATCCGGGAAAAGCAACTAAACTTTATAGCTTCCCAGGCGCAGGATCTCAATATTGGTTACGAGTTATGA
- a CDS encoding histidine kinase dimerization/phosphoacceptor domain -containing protein: MKFLRLKVFLIILSVLFIAAPGKADTLRLSQPEQLAAPLSLTPYLQVMEDSLHLYYLGAIESHPQWFRPYNRFQSHHPRSTYWLKMEIATDNLWQPESLALAFENISLVDLYFSHSNEPYQHQQAGIFRPASAISPDDSRTFFSFRLQAGKHYTIFLKVLHEKGYKPELLFKLQQKEGYLRTLQRKILSDSLTFGALIIFLLYTLLSWIVSRFRPYGWLSLMIAGTALYSLSMNGYFIDLCFPEHPATGWLFNLPFIQIAFLAVFLLMMDFWQIKTAAPKLYKYGMAGMYLMIAFAIAKNIMLAVTNDYRLGNILVACSFPIPGFFFAYAIWHCWNHLNHAQRFLAYGIILFGVSAIAVITVVMVMHEQAITINPYISNFTVLIVVLLFSIGLKEELRQSEIKRNASLQRLALLQKLQNDSLEKKVAERTEQLVARNARIETLINELHHRVKNNLQLLYSLNQLQLPIVLDSKAQDILKSNISKIKAMILVNQKLYQFDDISSVNLKEFIEELSAYSERIYDTKGTVRTSLSLPDDITMDASHILSFGLIVAELLTNAYKYAFANTQEPLIRMSITPITEHTIQFVFSDNGPGMPAGRENVSMGVPLIKDLSRQLNATVEIRNDNGLMYTFTLAV, encoded by the coding sequence ATGAAGTTTCTGCGGCTTAAAGTGTTTTTGATCATACTATCGGTGCTGTTCATAGCGGCACCGGGCAAGGCAGATACTTTACGTTTATCTCAACCTGAACAGCTTGCAGCGCCGCTGTCGCTTACCCCCTATCTGCAGGTAATGGAAGATTCGCTGCATCTTTACTATCTGGGAGCTATAGAATCGCATCCGCAATGGTTTCGCCCTTATAACCGTTTTCAGAGTCATCATCCCCGCAGCACCTACTGGCTGAAGATGGAAATAGCGACAGACAATTTATGGCAACCCGAATCCCTTGCCCTGGCTTTCGAGAATATAAGCCTGGTTGATCTTTATTTTTCTCATTCCAATGAGCCTTACCAACACCAGCAGGCAGGTATATTCCGGCCGGCCAGCGCCATCAGTCCCGATGACAGCCGCACTTTTTTTTCTTTCCGGCTCCAGGCAGGCAAACACTACACAATTTTCCTTAAAGTATTACATGAAAAAGGATATAAGCCGGAACTACTATTCAAGCTCCAGCAAAAGGAAGGATACCTCCGGACCTTACAACGAAAAATACTTTCGGATAGCCTTACATTCGGCGCATTGATCATATTTCTGCTATATACCCTGCTTTCGTGGATAGTAAGCCGTTTCAGGCCTTATGGCTGGTTATCGCTGATGATTGCCGGTACTGCCTTATATAGCCTTAGTATGAATGGTTACTTTATAGACCTGTGCTTTCCGGAACATCCCGCTACAGGGTGGCTATTTAACCTGCCGTTTATACAGATCGCCTTTTTAGCTGTATTTCTGCTGATGATGGATTTCTGGCAGATAAAAACTGCCGCTCCCAAGCTATATAAATACGGTATGGCAGGTATGTACCTGATGATTGCATTTGCAATAGCAAAAAATATCATGCTCGCCGTCACCAACGACTACAGGCTGGGCAATATACTCGTAGCCTGTTCCTTTCCCATACCTGGTTTCTTTTTCGCTTATGCGATATGGCATTGCTGGAATCATCTCAACCATGCCCAACGTTTCCTGGCATATGGGATCATCTTATTTGGCGTATCGGCGATAGCAGTGATTACGGTAGTAATGGTAATGCACGAACAGGCTATTACCATCAACCCCTACATCTCCAATTTCACCGTACTCATTGTGGTACTGCTCTTTTCTATTGGTTTGAAAGAAGAGCTTCGTCAATCGGAGATCAAGCGGAATGCCTCATTGCAAAGACTTGCACTTTTACAAAAACTTCAGAATGATTCACTTGAAAAAAAGGTAGCGGAAAGAACAGAGCAGCTGGTAGCGCGTAATGCCCGTATTGAAACGCTTATCAATGAGCTACACCACCGGGTAAAAAATAACCTGCAATTATTATACAGTCTAAACCAATTACAGCTGCCCATTGTGTTGGACAGCAAGGCGCAGGACATCCTGAAAAGCAATATATCGAAGATCAAAGCCATGATCCTCGTTAACCAGAAGCTTTACCAGTTTGATGATATCAGTTCGGTAAACCTGAAAGAATTTATTGAGGAGCTCTCAGCCTATTCGGAACGCATTTATGATACCAAAGGCACTGTTCGTACCAGTCTTTCGCTACCTGATGATATTACTATGGATGCTTCGCACATTCTTAGTTTCGGGCTTATTGTAGCGGAGTTACTCACCAATGCTTACAAGTATGCTTTTGCCAATACGCAGGAGCCACTGATCCGAATGAGCATAACCCCCATTACGGAGCATACCATCCAGTTCGTGTTTTCGGACAACGGGCCGGGTATGCCTGCGGGCCGTGAAAATGTATCGATGGGTGTTCCACTGATAAAAGATCTTTCCCGCCAATTAAATGCGACGGTAGAAATTCGCAATGACAACGGATTAATGTATACATTTACGCTGGCCGTTTAA
- a CDS encoding response regulator transcription factor, whose product MRILIIEDEIIIARFMEQQLRSHFNCEIRIALSTAEAALEMEQYSPHLLLCDINLNEDQNGIELIANLQKHYLFEVIFITSYQSKGIIEDAALTKPANYIIKPVDEVQLYAGVQLVLTRLNGNPPSGKKQPSATNVLNHTEREIIKLIAQKKTTKEIAQMLFLSPHTIKNHRHNICRKLELDDENNALLTWVLQQNIDGDARW is encoded by the coding sequence ATGCGAATCCTTATCATTGAAGACGAGATCATTATCGCCCGGTTTATGGAACAACAGTTAAGATCACATTTTAACTGCGAGATCCGGATAGCACTATCAACCGCCGAGGCTGCGCTCGAAATGGAACAATATTCCCCCCATCTCCTGCTATGCGATATCAATCTTAATGAAGACCAGAATGGCATTGAGCTGATAGCGAACCTGCAGAAGCATTACCTGTTCGAGGTCATCTTCATTACTTCGTACCAGTCGAAAGGCATTATTGAAGATGCGGCCCTTACCAAGCCTGCCAATTATATCATTAAACCTGTTGACGAAGTACAGTTATATGCCGGTGTACAGCTGGTGCTCACCCGTTTGAACGGCAATCCGCCTTCCGGCAAAAAGCAGCCTTCCGCCACCAATGTGCTCAATCATACGGAAAGGGAGATCATAAAACTCATTGCTCAGAAGAAAACGACCAAGGAAATTGCCCAGATGTTATTTCTGAGTCCGCATACCATTAAGAACCACCGCCATAATATCTGCCGCAAGCTGGAGCTTGATGACGAAAATAATGCCCTGCTTACATGGGTGTTACAGCAGAATATCGATGGGGATGCGCGATGGTAG